One Lytechinus pictus isolate F3 Inbred chromosome 11, Lp3.0, whole genome shotgun sequence genomic window, CTGCGGCTGCAAAAGATGATGCAAACCTGCATGATGTAGCATCTGGTGTGCTGAGAGGGTTGCAGAGCCTGTTTAAAGAAGGGAATGACTCCCTTTTCCTCATCCGTGATGTAAGATTTAATAATTACTCTCCTGAAAAATGTTTTGCGCTATTAGTCCTGAGTGAAAAAGTTAGTATTTAATAATTGCTTTTGTATCGATGACTGGACTTTTCAAGACCCTTTGTGGAACCTTTCCTtagatctgtttttttttctttttttttcttcaatttttaattttttgttgtggggggggggtgttttgtTGCTAAGGCACGCccccatttgaaaaaaagaaatgagagagaTCACTTGCCCTTCCCCCTTCGAGGTGGTAcataattgaaaattaattgatgattattTCTAGATTGTATTGGACCTTCACTCTTGGGGACTGCATGctgtatgaaaattaaaatcaattaaatgacACTGAAGAGTTGAATCTTGTGTGTAATGGTAATGGAAACATGGGATTATCATATCTTTTCAGGTTACAGATACTGCTGAGGACatggagaaagagggagatgcATCTGATTCACCCAAACTCATAATCCAAGGTGCATGACAACTTCCAGTGTTTTTAATCAAACCTCTTAGAATAATATAATACAGACATTTAAAACATTCTCAGATTTAGGTTTAGACTAAATCTGTACAGACATGTACGTTTATTTTGTGTCAATTTTCTTAAACAGACTTGTATTTCATATGTACATCTTTCACTTTCAGCATTTCAGATTTGCCATGCTTGTAATTATATGCAGTCATTAACAAAAGAGACATGTGAATACTGCATGATCCCAGCCTTTAAAACTGGGcaaaaaacataaattataGTTTTTCACTTTGTAACGCGtccataaggggggggggggggaatcaggacaattggaaataaataactgaattttaCTCTAGTGAATTTGTACCAGAGATTTTCCCATCAGCTAGTGTTAAAACaaattatagaaaatgaagCTCATAACGATTAAAtcttaacattattttgtttgataggAGATCCATTTGACTCGGCCAAGTCCCAGTGGATGGTCATGGTTGAAAGCAGAGTTATTGGCCATTCATCATCAACAACTGAAGGCTTTCTTTGTGGGGTGGCATACCTTTTTGCCACCTATTACAACCTCAATTTGGAATATCCAAGCACGGCTGCAGCAACACTGGAGTTCATTCAGAGGTACAATATGGCATGCAAAATATCGGACCATTTTCTGGAACTGACATAAGTCCAATTTCATGGACATCCTAGCTAAATGGAATTTCAGTCTGAAAAAtaacttgattttaaaaaatgtggaaaaataaagaaaaatattggtgaaggtttgaagaaaatccgTCAAAATTTTTTGTTAGAGTTGTGAATATTTCAAGTTATGAtgttgtgacgtcacatccgAGCAGCTCATAAATTTAAGCATTTTGATTCTAGAACATACTTTCTTATCTGATAAATAGGCTTTTTATTAATGTGCTACTGCTTTGCGACTTGATGGAGCGAGCAACATCCGACTGTTGCCTTGCCTTAGAAAACAAAGACATTCTTCACAGTACTTCTGCATTTATTTGGGAGCCAAATATGATTTCCATTGCAAGTGTCACGTTTTGAAAGTAAGCAAACCCAGCAGTACTGTGGGGAACTCCAAAATTTCAAGAACTTATTAGCGACTAGCACACTAACATCTGGTGTATTTTGGTGCAGGTTAATGATTACGTACTTGAGTAGAGAAGAGTGTGTCTCTGTACTAACAATAGAAAAAAGTGATTTAAAAAGTATTCTTTTTTAAGTAAAGCTGGCTTGATGGAGCCATCTATAATTACTGtttgataaatttcattttaggtttgtcaatttattttgaCTCCCTCAGTtttcatttgattgtttttatttattttttttctgtaatatctTTTTCTCCCTGTCTCTCAGATGTCTCCTCGGAATAAGCCCTGATGGGTCGAAGTGCCATGCGTCGAAGAGTCACTGCAACGCGAAAGTAGTGTCATTTGTGCGTCGGTTTGCTGATTTCCAGTGGCTTTAATTTCctgatttgtacattttaccCCATCATCTAAAAACATGTGATTTTATATATCACCCAATAATACTATGTTCGCTTGGTCACCATCCTCTTGAATAATTGGTTGAGCTTTGTCTGACCAAGCAACTACAGAGTTTATGCCCAATATTGCATAACATGAGAAACTTGCTGAAATAGATTGTCGACATGCTAGTTATGAGAGAACATTCATTTGAATATGCTATTAAGTTGACATTGCCCACAACTTTATTTTAGTCGTTTCTCAAATCCAGGTCAAGTAAGAGTGGGGGAGGGGTAAAATTCATATAGAAATTGTAAATGTAAAGGGGTTTCATACTTggaaaaataaagttaagaATATCTCCTTACAACCGAATTTGAACCATACAAAAACATAGATATATGGCACTACACACTGTTTGTATGCCTCCGCCCACCAAAGGTGGTGTCGGAGGCATTATGTTTTTGTGTTGTCCGTCGGTCCGTCTGTCCCACTTTCGTTCTCGCGATAACTTAAAAACCGGTCAACAGGTCAACTTCATACTTTTTGACTTGAGGATACATATCTGGGCGACAATGAGCTGATAAGTGTTtgggtccaaaggtcaaaggtcatagaattcactaaaatacataagaaatagaccATTCTTACAATAACTCCAAAACCCTTTGAtagatcaacttcaaacttgtcTCGTGTGTATATGTTAAAGTAACAATGATCTGTTCAGATTTTGGGGtctcaaggtcaaaagtcaaggtcatTGAATACAATAAAGTACATATAACATATACCGTTCTCGCAATAACTCCAAACCATTTGAcgaatcaacttcaaacttcGCTCATTTGTGCATATACAAGTGACAATGATCTATTAAGATTTTGGGTCTGAAAGTCAAATCTCAAGCTCTCTGGATTCAATCAAATGCATATATTTGCTTTTTTGAGAAACAGTTATCTGACTAGATTTTGAAGTCACAAGATCAAAGGtcttgagggttttttttttctttatggaaataaaaactaggaaatatatttctgGTATGGCAGTAGCGGAGGCATCTATTTCCAACATTCGTGGTCGAAAATTCATCTTTAGTTAGGATTAACATTGCTGTAAATCAATTTCGATTTCAACATTGtgctacattatatatatatgtatatatatatactgcgTAGTAAGCGCTTGGTCATCAAGATGTTGACAAATATTGCAATAAGCTGTTTACTGAGAACGATGTAAACTTCTGTAATGTATGGGGCTTTAACACAGCCTACCAAGGTGGAGTgagattattattatattattattacatgaatgACACAGTGATCTCCATTATTGCATATCATGCATGGCTGACTGTTAGCCATTTTTGTAAAGAGGACCAAATTATATCAAGAAATTCAGGAAATCTTAAGGTGATGTagcaattttttgttttcttatagtCAGAAAAGGATATTAAATGTATCAGAAATTCCTCAAATGAAAAAGCATGTGACATTTTGATTACATTTCAAGAGTTTCTCAAAATAGCAGATTTGCATGATGTAGTacagaaaaatttgaaaattgtagATACTTCTCACAGAttgacatttttcttcattatgattaCTGAGGATTTACTacattgtattttgttgttcacagaattataacattttcatactttCACTTTCGCAGCTGTTCAAGTGTCACAGTACAAACATTACTTTGGCAAAATTGGAGGTcatatttgtacatgtttgttcgtcaaatattcatgtaaatattaagtacatgtatttgcaatgGTAGCAATACTCTCATTCGGGTTCTTTCTTGCCAgtttcaatatcaaattgatagTACTGTTATAAGAAACTTTATTTGTGAGGAATATTGTATGCAATGTAATATTATTGTCACAATTTAATGTATTCATGGCAGTTAATGTATTTGTATGcttgtaatataaattattgGTTCAGTGTGTGTTTAGgactattcattattttgatataggaTCGAATAAGGTTTTCTGTCTTAATAAGATTTTTgggaatatgtatatata contains:
- the LOC135156027 gene encoding uncharacterized protein LOC135156027 — its product is MEKEGDASDSPKLIIQGDPFDSAKSQWMVMVESRVIGHSSSTTEGFLCGVAYLFATYYNLNLEYPSTAAATLEFIQRCLLGISPDGSKCHASKSHCNAKVVSFVRRFADFQWL